Proteins found in one Coffea eugenioides isolate CCC68of chromosome 5, Ceug_1.0, whole genome shotgun sequence genomic segment:
- the LOC113771786 gene encoding trans-resveratrol di-O-methyltransferase-like → MEKADNLGELLEAQTHVWNAMFHFKKSACVKCAVELGIPDVISNHGKPITLSDLISVLPIHPSKSAHIFRLMRFLANSGFFVEDPQGYTLTSAGRLLLKDEPFNVRAFIFLSCDPALLKPWNFLTEWFQNDDPSPFDTAYGNNLWHYNAQEVRIGNMFNEAMASDNQLSVEVLMTKCKSVFEGMTTLADVGGGTGKVARAIAQNFPGIKCTVYDLPHVVANQGGAENLEFLAGDMFQSVPRTNAILLKWILHNWNDEECVQILRKCKEAIPSKENGGKVIIIDMVLSDQQKEADDHEAIETQLFFDMMMMVLLRGKQRNEREWAKLFSEAGFNDYKITPVLGLRSLIEVYY, encoded by the exons atggaaaaagcTGACAATTTAGGTGAGCTTCTTGAAGCTCAAACTCATGTGTGGAATGCAATGTTCCATTTCAAGAAATCTGCATGTGTAAAATGCGCAGTTGAGTTGGGAATCCCAGATGTGATCAGTAATCATGGGAAGCCCATCACACTTTCTGACCTGATTTCTGTCCTCCCAATCCACCCTTCTAAATCTGCCCACATTTTTCGCTTAATGCGATTCTTGGCTAACTCTGGATTCTTTGTTGAAGACCCTCAAGGCTATACACTCACCTCTGCAGGCCGGCTTCTTTTGAAAGATGAGCCATTCAATGTTCGGgcatttatttttctatcatgTGATCCTGCCTTGTTGAAGCCCTGGAATTTCTTGACCGAGTGGTTCCAGAATGATGATCCCTCTCCATTTGATACCGCATATGGGAATAATTTGTGGCATTACAATGCTCAAGAAGTTCGAATTGGAAACATGTTTAATGAGGCCATGGCTAGTGATAATCAGTTGTCGGTAGAAGTGCTGATGACCAAATGCAAGTCTGTGTTTGAAGGCATGACAACTCTTGCTGATGTTGGGGGTGGCACAGGCAAAGTTGCTAGGGCCATTGCCCAAAACTTTCCTGGCATAAAATGTACTGTATATGATCTCCCACACGTCGTTGCTAATCAAGGAGGAGCTGAGAACTTGGAATTTTTAGCTGGAGATATGTTTCAAAGTGTACCCCGTACTAATGCAATCTTGCTGAAG TGGATATTGCACAATTGGAATGATGAGGAATGTGTACAAATACTTAGGAAATGCAAAGAAGCAATTCCTAGCAAGGAAAATGGAGGGAAGGTGATAATCATAGACATGGTACTGAGTGACCAACAAAAAGAAGCTGATGACCATGAGGCAATTGAAACTCAACTTTTCTTTGATATGATGATGATGGTCCTTCTCAGagggaaacaaagaaatgaGAGAGAGTGGGCAAAACTCTTTTCTGAGGCAGGATTCAATGATTATAAGATAACTCCAGTACTGGGCTTGAGATCCCTCATCGAAGTTTATTATTAG
- the LOC113771787 gene encoding myricetin O-methyltransferase-like: MNEIHLTWMIILEPFAVDNPLSLVEVNKYVFEGLPSLVDVGGGTGTVARSIAKAFPNLKCTVLDLPHVVANQEQTQNSDFAAADMLEEVPPANAILLKWILHDWSDEDCVKILKNCKKAIPGRDKGGKVIIIDMVMKSQLENHESVEAQICLDMQMMLVLYGAKERTEKDWAILFWDAGFNSYKVFPVLGTRGLIEVNP; encoded by the exons atgaaTGAGATACACCTGACATGGATGATAATTCTTGAGCCTTTTGCTGTTGATAATCCATTGTCTCTTGTTGAAGTTAAT AAATATGTGTTTGAAGGCCTGCCATCTTTGGTGGACGTTGGGGGTGGCACCGGCACGGTTGCTAGGTCCATTGCCAAAGCCTTCCCCAACTTAAAGTGCACTGTTCTTGATCTCCCACATGTGGTTGCCAACCAAGAGCAAACTCAGAACTCGGACTTCGCTGCAGCAGATATGTTAGAGGAGGTACCACCAGCCAATGCAATCTTACTCAAG TGGATTCTCCATGACTGGAGCGATGAAGACTGTGTGAAGATACTCAAGAACTGCAAAAAGGCCATTCCAGGAAGAGACAAAGGGGGAAAAGTGATTATCATAGACATGGTGATGAAGAGCCAGTTAGAAAATCATGAGTCAGTTGAAGCCCAGATATGTTTGGACATGCAGATG ATGTTGGTTCTTTATGGTGCCAAAGAAAGAACTGAGAAAGACTGGGCAATACTCTTCTGGGATGCTGGTTTCAACAGCTATAAAGTCTTTCCAGTGTTGGGTACAAGGGGTCTCATTGAGGTTAATCCCTAA